One Setaria italica strain Yugu1 chromosome I, Setaria_italica_v2.0, whole genome shotgun sequence DNA window includes the following coding sequences:
- the LOC101753284 gene encoding uncharacterized protein LOC101753284 isoform X1 has translation MAPPPEWQKRRLTRLCDLVAASLLPHLEAETLPPRQLTREDERRLLLVLSKVNKAILGWSQEEEEEEQRRCESDQEIFSCSGEVHSCCLPPGQHPHDGFGCLANVVSILVGVLGFCSGYVKHSAGNVLVSISSTLIKFDSIWIQFIELVWAAIHAESKCVHNALHSTTDSNNEDITSSSTSITSFMIVLNERCLDISEQTMSSLFRVLHAILKFLKHSDSELKDDFICLSIHHIQNMPSVTFHPLHTGEIVNRVKDSRFGFCNDSLHSGILTGSLLQLLCSLLEQSYLEGTDGQDMYVKLVDIVPKIAASLQEQHDGSKSLYQYLKHKILMVMMRLKPYMQQDCSRIVCYLKLLRQYFHDLLHEPISQHIAKLDNCLEGSPFLLNMVDLVESQDKSTRHLQRQAIYLFLSFSICLSYNRNDGTLQCSCKRDDCLLGHKVQGCSDHCSCSGLSEISDWFQRCYLDMSFDSKSSTDIALSFLALYMEEDDMLFSILLQLFDAPHIFLKIDSINSTELIGAKLFSSIFDPVHLFHLLLLLLHYDHMVLVDYLISKDVGVHCAQYLLRCLRLVSQSWHAFVDDSMYLTKIEKIDCKRQRTSRDISSARASSSNEYKNGSGCDKEAKNSQKLFLDAKVCLYSLKRTVEDLQKKGLFPYNPKPLLRSLARFEELCEQG, from the exons atggcgccgccgccggagtggcAGAAGCGGCGGCTCACCCGCCTCtgcgacctcgtcgccgcctcccttCTCCCCCACCTC GAAGCCGAAACATTGCCGCCACGTCAGCTCACGCGGGAGGACGagcggcgcctcctcctcgtgctctcCAAG GTAAACAAGGCAATTCTAGGATGGAgccaggaggaagaggaggaggagcagcgacGATGTGAATCCGATCAG GAAATTTTTTCATGTTCCGGAGAAGTTCATAGTTGTTGTTTACCACCTGGACAGCATCCACATGATGGATTTGGCTGCCTGGCAAATGTGGTCTCCATATTG GTTGGTGTCCTTGGTTTCTGCAGTGGCTATGTCAAACACTCAGCTGGCAATGTTCTGGTTTCCATATCCAGTACCCTAATTAAGTTT GATTCTATTTGGATTCAGTTTATTGAGCTTGTCTGGGCAGCTATACATGCAGAATCAAAATGTGTTCATAACGCTTTACATTCTACAACTGACTCCAACAATGAGGATATTACTAGTTCAAGCACCAGTATCACAAGCTTCATGATAGTACTTAATGAGCGTTGTCTCGATATCAGTGAGCAAACCATGTCCAGTCTCTTTCGAGTATTACATGCTATCTTAAAGTTCCTTAAACACAGCGACAGTGAACTGAAAGATGACTTCATTTGTCTGTCCATTCATCATATTCAGAACATGCCTTCGGTTACTTTCCATCCATTACATACCGGAGAAATTGTCAACCGTGTCAAGGATAGCAGATTTGGCTTCTGTAATGATTCACTACACTCTGGAATTCTGACAGGCAGTCTTCTCCAGCTACTGTGCTCATTACTTGAGCAAAGTTACCTGGAAGGTACAGATGGACAAGATATGTATGTGAAACTCGTGGATATAGTTCCCAAGATAGCAGCTTCCTTACAGGAGCAACATGATGGCTCCAAAAGTCTTTATCAGTACTTAAAGCACAAAATTCTG ATGGTAATGATGCGGCTAAAACCTTACATGCAGCAAGATTGCTCACGTATTGTTTGTTATCTGAAATTACTTCGACAGTACTTTCATGACCTTCTTCATGAACCTATCTCGCAACATATTGCTAAACTAGATAATTGTTTAGAAGGTTCTCCATTTTTACTGAACATGGTAGATTTAGTCGAGAGTCAGGATAAGTCAACTCGGCACCTGCAAAGGCAAGCTATCTATTTGTTCCTCAGTTTTTCCATATGTTTGTCTTACAACAGAAACGATGGTACACTTCAATGTTCATGCAAGAGGGATGATTGTTTGTTGGGTCACAAGGTGCAAGGCTGCAGTGATCACTGCAGCTGTTCTGGCTTATCAGAAATTTCAGACTGGTTTCAAAGATGTTACTTAGACATGAGTTTTGATTCAAAATCATCAACAGATATTGCCTTATCCTTTCTGGCATTGTATATGGAGGAG GATGACATGCTATTCAGTATTCTCTTACAGCTTTTTGATGCTCCACACATTTTCCTGAAAAT AGATAGCATAAATTCTACTGAACTGATTGGTGCAAAACTGTTCTCAAGTATTTTCGACCCAGTTCACCTATTCCATCTGTTGCTTTTGCTG CTGCACTATGATCACATGGTACTTGTTGATTACCTCATATCTAAAGATGTTGGTGTGCATTGTGCTCAGTATCTCTTAAG GTGCTTACGCTTGGTTTCCCAGTCTTGGCATGCTTTTGTTGATGATTCCATGTACTTGACAAAAATAGAAAAGATTGACTGTAAAAGGCAGAGGACCTCCAGGGATATAAGTAGTGCCAGAGCCAGCTCAAGTAACGAGTATAAGAATGGTTCTGGTTGTGATAAAGAAGCCAAGAATTCACAGAAGCTTTTCCTCGATGCTAAAGTATGTCTTTATTCATTAAAGAGAACAGTGGAAGATCTGCAAAAGAAGGGTTTGTTCCCTTACAACCCAAAGCCTCTCCTTAGAAG CTTGGCCAGGTTTGAGGAGCTGTGTGAGCAGGGATGA
- the LOC101753284 gene encoding uncharacterized protein LOC101753284 isoform X2, giving the protein MAPPPEWQKRRLTRLCDLVAASLLPHLEAETLPPRQLTREDERRLLLVLSKVNKAILGWSQEEEEEEQRRCESDQEIFSCSGEVHSCCLPPGQHPHDGFGCLANVVSILVGVLGFCSGYVKHSAGNVLVSISSTLIKFDSIWIQFIELVWAAIHAESKCVHNALHSTTDSNNEDITSSSTSITSFMIVLNERCLDISSLLQLLCSLLEQSYLEGTDGQDMYVKLVDIVPKIAASLQEQHDGSKSLYQYLKHKILMVMMRLKPYMQQDCSRIVCYLKLLRQYFHDLLHEPISQHIAKLDNCLEGSPFLLNMVDLVESQDKSTRHLQRQAIYLFLSFSICLSYNRNDGTLQCSCKRDDCLLGHKVQGCSDHCSCSGLSEISDWFQRCYLDMSFDSKSSTDIALSFLALYMEEDDMLFSILLQLFDAPHIFLKIDSINSTELIGAKLFSSIFDPVHLFHLLLLLLHYDHMVLVDYLISKDVGVHCAQYLLRCLRLVSQSWHAFVDDSMYLTKIEKIDCKRQRTSRDISSARASSSNEYKNGSGCDKEAKNSQKLFLDAKVCLYSLKRTVEDLQKKGLFPYNPKPLLRSLARFEELCEQG; this is encoded by the exons atggcgccgccgccggagtggcAGAAGCGGCGGCTCACCCGCCTCtgcgacctcgtcgccgcctcccttCTCCCCCACCTC GAAGCCGAAACATTGCCGCCACGTCAGCTCACGCGGGAGGACGagcggcgcctcctcctcgtgctctcCAAG GTAAACAAGGCAATTCTAGGATGGAgccaggaggaagaggaggaggagcagcgacGATGTGAATCCGATCAG GAAATTTTTTCATGTTCCGGAGAAGTTCATAGTTGTTGTTTACCACCTGGACAGCATCCACATGATGGATTTGGCTGCCTGGCAAATGTGGTCTCCATATTG GTTGGTGTCCTTGGTTTCTGCAGTGGCTATGTCAAACACTCAGCTGGCAATGTTCTGGTTTCCATATCCAGTACCCTAATTAAGTTT GATTCTATTTGGATTCAGTTTATTGAGCTTGTCTGGGCAGCTATACATGCAGAATCAAAATGTGTTCATAACGCTTTACATTCTACAACTGACTCCAACAATGAGGATATTACTAGTTCAAGCACCAGTATCACAAGCTTCATGATAGTACTTAATGAGCGTTGTCTCGATATCA GCAGTCTTCTCCAGCTACTGTGCTCATTACTTGAGCAAAGTTACCTGGAAGGTACAGATGGACAAGATATGTATGTGAAACTCGTGGATATAGTTCCCAAGATAGCAGCTTCCTTACAGGAGCAACATGATGGCTCCAAAAGTCTTTATCAGTACTTAAAGCACAAAATTCTG ATGGTAATGATGCGGCTAAAACCTTACATGCAGCAAGATTGCTCACGTATTGTTTGTTATCTGAAATTACTTCGACAGTACTTTCATGACCTTCTTCATGAACCTATCTCGCAACATATTGCTAAACTAGATAATTGTTTAGAAGGTTCTCCATTTTTACTGAACATGGTAGATTTAGTCGAGAGTCAGGATAAGTCAACTCGGCACCTGCAAAGGCAAGCTATCTATTTGTTCCTCAGTTTTTCCATATGTTTGTCTTACAACAGAAACGATGGTACACTTCAATGTTCATGCAAGAGGGATGATTGTTTGTTGGGTCACAAGGTGCAAGGCTGCAGTGATCACTGCAGCTGTTCTGGCTTATCAGAAATTTCAGACTGGTTTCAAAGATGTTACTTAGACATGAGTTTTGATTCAAAATCATCAACAGATATTGCCTTATCCTTTCTGGCATTGTATATGGAGGAG GATGACATGCTATTCAGTATTCTCTTACAGCTTTTTGATGCTCCACACATTTTCCTGAAAAT AGATAGCATAAATTCTACTGAACTGATTGGTGCAAAACTGTTCTCAAGTATTTTCGACCCAGTTCACCTATTCCATCTGTTGCTTTTGCTG CTGCACTATGATCACATGGTACTTGTTGATTACCTCATATCTAAAGATGTTGGTGTGCATTGTGCTCAGTATCTCTTAAG GTGCTTACGCTTGGTTTCCCAGTCTTGGCATGCTTTTGTTGATGATTCCATGTACTTGACAAAAATAGAAAAGATTGACTGTAAAAGGCAGAGGACCTCCAGGGATATAAGTAGTGCCAGAGCCAGCTCAAGTAACGAGTATAAGAATGGTTCTGGTTGTGATAAAGAAGCCAAGAATTCACAGAAGCTTTTCCTCGATGCTAAAGTATGTCTTTATTCATTAAAGAGAACAGTGGAAGATCTGCAAAAGAAGGGTTTGTTCCCTTACAACCCAAAGCCTCTCCTTAGAAG CTTGGCCAGGTTTGAGGAGCTGTGTGAGCAGGGATGA